GAGGACCGTCAGATCGTGCTCGCGGGCGAACTCGGCGATCGGCTCGAGGTCTTCCGCGGGCATGATCGCGCCCGTCGGGTTGTTCGGATAACAGAGGACGAGCATATCGGCCTCGTCGGCGCCCGCTTCCTCGAGCCCCTCGACGGTGAGCCGGAAATCGTCCTCCTCGTCGGTCGGCACGGGAAGCACCTCGCCGCCGGCGAAGATCACGCCGGGTTCGTAGGAGATGTACGACGGCTGGGCGATGGCGACCGTGTCGCCGGGGTCGACGAACGATCGGAAGGCCAGATCGACGGCCTCGCTGGCCCCGGCGGTGACGATGATCTCCTCGTCGGGATCGTAGCCCAGATCGAACCGGTCGGCGACGTAGTCGGCGATCGCCTCCCGGAGGTCGCGCCGGCCGCGGTTGGCCGTGTAGGAGGTCTTCCCCTGCTCCAAGGAGGTGATCGCGGCGTCGCGGGCCGCCCACGGCGTCGCGAAGTCGGGTTCGCCGACGCCAAGCGAGATGACGTCGTCGCGCTCCTCGGCGATCTCGAAGAACCGCCGAATCCCCGAGGGCGGCACCGTCTGGACGCGATCGGACAGTTCGAACGTCATGGTCAGGGTGAGAACGAGAGTCGCTCGTCGTCTTCGCCGTCGCCGAACTCGATCCCGTTCTCCTTGTAGGAGGTCATCACGTAGTGGGTGACCGTCTGGGTGATCTCGGGGACGGGCGCGACCTTCTCGCTGATGAACTGCGAGACCTCGCGGATGGAGTCACCTTCGACCTCCATGTCGAAGTCGTAGTCGCCGCTGACCAAGCGCAGCGCTTTGACCTGCGGGAACCGTGCGAGGCGCTGGGAGATGTCGTCGTAGCCCGTCTCGCGGTCGAGGCGCACGTTCAACTCGACCTCGGCGCGGACGCGCTCGTCCTCGAGTTTGTCCCAGTCGACGACCGCCTGATAGCCGCGGACGACGCCCGTTGCCTCGAGTTCCTCGATGGCTGCTTCGACCTCGTCCTCCTCGAGGTCGGTCATTCGCGCGATATCGGCCGTCGAGTACCGCGCGTTCTCACGAAGCAACTCGAGCACCTCGCGTTCGCTCATACCAACGCGAAGCGCGACCGCGAGTAAAGTTCTAACGTTGTTCGCTCACCGGAGCGGCGATTCGATCGGCGACTAGTGGAGCGCGGTTTCGCACTCGGGGCAGATTCGCGAGTGCATCGGGACGCGTCGGTTGCAAGCGGGACAGGTGATATCCTCCTCCAACTGAAACTGGTATGCTCGATCCATAGAGATCCGTTCGAACGAACACCGACTACTACCATAAGTTACGTCGTAAGCGACGGAGACTATCCGCACGGCGGGTTAGTCACGAGAACTGAGTAGGGACAGCGGATCCGCAGTTCAATCGTCGGCGGGACGCGGATCGCGGAGGGCCACGGCCGACGACAGACTCCCGGAAGTATCAGTTCTAGCGGTAATTCTTGAACAGGAGCGCCCGGACGTCGTCTTTCGTCTGGACCTGCTCGGTCGTGCCGTCCGGCAGTTCGACCTCGTAGCGGTAGTCCGCGGCGGTCGACTCCGCCCACTTGTCGTCGTGAGTCTCGAGCAGGCTCATCATCTCGTCTAACATGTCGTCGTCGTCGGCCGAGCCGTCGCCGTCGCTCTCACTCGAGTCGTCCTCGATATCGCCAGCGTCCGCGGCATCGCCGCCGTCGCTCTCACTCGAGGCGTCCTCGTCGGCGCCCGAGTCCGTCGGTTCGGGCTCCGCCTCGTCCTCGTCTCCGGCGTCGGGCTCCGCTTCGGGCGAAGAATCGGGGTCGACGACGTCCGCGTCCGCCGCAGTGCCGGACCCCGACTCGTCGTCGTCGACGGAGTCGTCTTCGATGTAGGAGACCGCCTCGAGGTCGTCCGAAGCCGACTCGCCGTCGATGGCGGCACCGACCGAGGCGGCGACGTCGTCGGTCGCCGAGGAGTCCAGTTCCGTGTCGATATCGACGTCGAGGTCCGGGTTCCCCTCGAGATTATCGATCAGAAACTGGACCGCGTCGCGTTCGCGGACGAAGCCGTACTTGCCGACGACCTGTTCGGAGATTTCCTCGCGAAGCTGCTGGATGACCGCGTACTGTTCGTCGGTGACCTCGAGCGTTTGCATATGCAGTCGATGCGGCCGGGGATACATATATGTAAGTCGTCGTGATCGGTTCGCGCCTCGAGCGCGCCGAACGGAGGGGCCGCCGACCCGGTCGCTCCTCGAGACGAGGCCGATCACTGGCTGTCGACCACCGTCGGGCTTCCACTCCCGCGGATTGCGACGAACGGGACCGTTAAGGGCCGGGAAACCGAGCTATCAGATATGGTACTGAAGGAGTCCGACACCGAACTCGAGGCCGGCGATCCGGCCCCCGACTTCGAACTCGAGGGCGCCGACGGCGAGACGCACGCGCTCGATGAGTTCGCCGACAACGAGGCGCTGCTAGTCGTCTTCACCTGCAATCACTGTCCCTACGCGAAGGCGAAGTTCGACCTGCTGAACGAGCTGGCCGACGAGTACGACGACGTCGCCGTCGTCGGCATCAACCCCAACGACGCCGAGGAGTACCCCGACGATTCCCTCGAGAAGATGCGGGAGTACGTCGAGGATGGTACGATCCGATACGACGCCTATCTGCGCGACGAGAGTCAGGCCGTCGCTCGAGCGTACGGCGCGGTCTGTACGCCGGATCCGTTCCTCTTCGCGTGGTCCGACGCCGACGAGGAGTTCCAGCTGGTCTATCAGGGACGCCTCGACGACGCGCTGAACCCCGACGACGAACCGACGCGGTTCCAGATCCGGGAAGCCATCGACGCGGTGGCGGACGAGTCGGTCGACATCGAGTGGAAGCCGTCGCAGGGCTGTTCGATCAAGTGGACCGACGACTGATCGTCTCGATCGATTGCCCATCCCGACCGATAACCGCTCGGGGTGTCGACTGATGGCCGTCCGTCTCGACCGGACGACCGCTTTAGACGGTTGCGAACGCGGCCGTGACGACGGGTTGCGCCTGCCGGGCGTTCGTTAAGGGCGCTCGCATTCCTATCATCGACGACGAATGGTCTGGTTCGCTTCGGTCCTCCTCATCGTCGGATTTACCCTTCGACCCGAGCCGATCCCCGATCTGCAGCGAGCGTATCTCGACTCGCCGACGGTCCAACTGCTCGCGACCGCGCTCCTCGCGGTGCTTCTCGTCGCCGGTATCAGCGTTGCTTCCCGGGTGCAGGACGTCGCTCGCCGACGACACGGCCGCCAGATCGCCGAGGCGAGTTACGTGTTCGTCCTCGGTGGCCTCGTCACCGCCGGCGTCTACGCCTTCACCGTCGTCTGGCGGGTCACGTACATTCTCGAGTACACCCTCTCGACGATGATGATCGATCGGTGGCTGGCCGCCCAGCAACTGGTCACGCTGGCGATCGCCCTGAGCGCCTACCTCGCGATCCGGTTCGTCAACCGGTCGATCGACAAACTCGCGCAGACGCGGGCGCTCACGAAACACCAGAGCGAGGTGGCCTACCACGTCTCTGACGTCGCGATCGTCGCCTTCGCCGCCACGATGATCCTGACGCTGTGGGGGATCGACCTGACGAACATCTTCATCGGCGCGGGGGCGATCACGGCGGTCGTCGCGCTGACGGCCCGGGAGACGCTGACGGCGATGCTCGCCGGCTTCATCCTGCTGTTCTCGCGGCCGTTCTACGTCGGCGACTGGATCGAGGTCAACGAGACCTCGGGGATCGTCACCGACGTCACCATCTTCACCACCAAGATCCAGACCTTCGACGATAAACACGTCCTCGTTCCGAACGACGAGGTGACCGACAGCCAGCTGGTCAACTACTCGCAGAACGACCAACTCCGCGTCGACGTCGAGGTCGGCGTCGACTACGACACCGATATCGACCGCGCCCGATCGGTCGTCGTCGACGCGACCGAGGGCCTCGAGCCGGTCAAGAACGCGCCGAATCCGCAGGTGATCGCGAGGGAGTTCGGCGAGTCGGCGATCCTGCTCGAGTGTCGCGTCTGGATCGCCGATCCGACGATGCGGCGGACCCTCCAGGCGCGGACGGACGTCATCGAGGCGATAACGACGGCGTTCGACCGCGAGGGGATCGACATCCCCTACCCGCACCGCGTCCACGCGCCGCGCGAGGAGAGTTTCCCGGTCGAGGGCGGCATCGATCGCGGGAGCGCGGTCTCGCCGCTCGAGGACTGACGGACGTCCGACCCGAGTCGAAGGAGGACCGCGGAGCAGGAAAACGGTGGTTTCGAAGGCGCGTCGGTTCGGTAGGCGGTTGATTCGGTGGTGGACGGCCGCGGCGAGCCGTCGCAGTCACTCGACGACGAGATCGCCGATCTGGTTCCCCGCGTGGAGGCTACAGACGTACGTTACCATCTCGGAGCTGGCCGTGAACTCGAGGGTTGCACCTTCGCCCTCGGAACCGACCTCCTCGGTGGAGAGCTCGTCGACGACCTCGTCGGCGTCGTCCCAGATCTGGAGGTCGTGAGCCATGCTCTGGCCGTTGACCCACTCCATCGTGTACTCGCCGCCCTCCTCGAGGACGAGCGTCGGGTTCGTCTCGCCGTCGATCGCTTCCGGCTCGAGTCCGTTCCAGCCGCTCGCGTAGCCCTCGAGGACGATCTTCGTATCGGGGTCGATCTCGAACTCGTCGGCGTCGTCGCCGTTTTCGTCGCCGTTCCCCTCGTCGTCGTCACCGCCCGTACAGCCGGCAACGGCGACGGCGAGCGTCGATGCGCCGGCGGCCTTCAGCACGGTCCGTCGAGTGTGTTCGGTCATGGTCACTTCACCGAACAGTACCGGCCAAGAGACATTGAGCGAGACGTATATTCCCGAGGGGCGGGAGTACGGCCGACTATGTTCGGGCGCGGTACGACGGGGATCGAACGCGACGGCTCTCAGACCGGTCGACTACCGGACCGCACGCCGGTACTGGACGGGCCAGTGCGGGGCGGCGTCGTCCTCGAGTTCGCCGGCCGCGCGCAGGCCGAAGTACGGGTCCCGGAGGAACTGCCGGCCGACGAGGACGAGGTCCGCGCGCCCGTTTCGCACGACGGCGTCGGCCTGTGCGGGTTCGGTGACGCCGCCGACGGCGCCGGCGGCGACGTCGCTTCCCTCGCGGACGGCTTCCGCCAGGGGAACCTGGAAGTTCGGCCCGCCGGGAACCCGCTGATCGGGGTGGAGCCCGCCGGAACTGACGTCGACCAGATCGACGCCGAGGTCGGCGAACTCCCGGGCCAGCCGGACGGACTGGTCGATGTCCCACGACTCGCGGTCGTCGAGCCAGTCGGTGCCCGAGATTCGGACGAAGACGGGCTTGTCGTCGGGCCAGACCTCGCGGACCGCCTCGACGACTTCGCGGACGAGTCGGGTACGGTTCTCGAAGCTGCCGCCGTACTCGTCCTCGCGGCGGTTCGTCGCCGGCGAGAGGAACTCGTGGAGCAGGTAGCCGTGGGCCGCGTGGACTTCGGCGATCTCGAAGCCGGCCGCGAGCGAGCGTTCGGCCGCCTCGCGGTAGGCGTCGATCACGGTCTGAATGTCGTCGTAATCGGCCTTCCGCATCGCCGGCCGATCGCCGTCGAACGGCGGATAGGCGTCGGGCGACGGCGAGAGCACTTCCCAGCCGTCCGCGCCGTCGGGGTCGGTCTCGTCCGGCGCGATCGGGACGTTGCCGTCCCACGGGCGCCGTTTACTGGCCTTGTGGCCCGCGTGGGCGAGCTGGATGCCGGGCACCCCTCCCTGCTCGCGGACGAACCGGGTGATCGGCTCGAGCGCCTCGGCGTGCTCGTCGCTCCAGATGCCGAGGTCGTGAGGCGTGATCCGCCCGCGGGGCTCGACGGCGGTCGCTTCGGTCATCACGATGCCGGCCCCGCCGACGGCCCGGCTCCCGAGGTGGACGCGGTGCCAC
This portion of the Haloterrigena gelatinilytica genome encodes:
- a CDS encoding pyridoxal phosphate-dependent aminotransferase; this translates as MTFELSDRVQTVPPSGIRRFFEIAEERDDVISLGVGEPDFATPWAARDAAITSLEQGKTSYTANRGRRDLREAIADYVADRFDLGYDPDEEIIVTAGASEAVDLAFRSFVDPGDTVAIAQPSYISYEPGVIFAGGEVLPVPTDEEDDFRLTVEGLEEAGADEADMLVLCYPNNPTGAIMPAEDLEPIAEFAREHDLTVLSDEIYAELTYDGEHTSIASFEGMRERTIVFNGFSKAHAMTGLRLGYALGPADAIAAMNKIHQYTMLSAPTTAQYAALEALDSCENDVREMVAQYDRRRQFVLSRFREIGMDVFEAKGAFYCFPEVPEGFTAEEFAEEVLREQGVAVVPGDVFGAGGDGHLRISYATGLEDLREALARIEAFVDDHA
- a CDS encoding Lrp/AsnC family transcriptional regulator, producing MSEREVLELLRENARYSTADIARMTDLEEDEVEAAIEELEATGVVRGYQAVVDWDKLEDERVRAEVELNVRLDRETGYDDISQRLARFPQVKALRLVSGDYDFDMEVEGDSIREVSQFISEKVAPVPEITQTVTHYVMTSYKENGIEFGDGEDDERLSFSP
- a CDS encoding thioredoxin family protein, whose amino-acid sequence is MVLKESDTELEAGDPAPDFELEGADGETHALDEFADNEALLVVFTCNHCPYAKAKFDLLNELADEYDDVAVVGINPNDAEEYPDDSLEKMREYVEDGTIRYDAYLRDESQAVARAYGAVCTPDPFLFAWSDADEEFQLVYQGRLDDALNPDDEPTRFQIREAIDAVADESVDIEWKPSQGCSIKWTDD
- a CDS encoding mechanosensitive ion channel family protein produces the protein MVWFASVLLIVGFTLRPEPIPDLQRAYLDSPTVQLLATALLAVLLVAGISVASRVQDVARRRHGRQIAEASYVFVLGGLVTAGVYAFTVVWRVTYILEYTLSTMMIDRWLAAQQLVTLAIALSAYLAIRFVNRSIDKLAQTRALTKHQSEVAYHVSDVAIVAFAATMILTLWGIDLTNIFIGAGAITAVVALTARETLTAMLAGFILLFSRPFYVGDWIEVNETSGIVTDVTIFTTKIQTFDDKHVLVPNDEVTDSQLVNYSQNDQLRVDVEVGVDYDTDIDRARSVVVDATEGLEPVKNAPNPQVIAREFGESAILLECRVWIADPTMRRTLQARTDVIEAITTAFDREGIDIPYPHRVHAPREESFPVEGGIDRGSAVSPLED
- a CDS encoding twin-arginine translocation signal domain-containing protein; this encodes MTEHTRRTVLKAAGASTLAVAVAGCTGGDDDEGNGDENGDDADEFEIDPDTKIVLEGYASGWNGLEPEAIDGETNPTLVLEEGGEYTMEWVNGQSMAHDLQIWDDADEVVDELSTEEVGSEGEGATLEFTASSEMVTYVCSLHAGNQIGDLVVE
- a CDS encoding NADH:flavin oxidoreductase/NADH oxidase codes for the protein MSELFSPLSLRDLEIPNRLAVSPMCQYSCDTDGLPTEWHRVHLGSRAVGGAGIVMTEATAVEPRGRITPHDLGIWSDEHAEALEPITRFVREQGGVPGIQLAHAGHKASKRRPWDGNVPIAPDETDPDGADGWEVLSPSPDAYPPFDGDRPAMRKADYDDIQTVIDAYREAAERSLAAGFEIAEVHAAHGYLLHEFLSPATNRREDEYGGSFENRTRLVREVVEAVREVWPDDKPVFVRISGTDWLDDRESWDIDQSVRLAREFADLGVDLVDVSSGGLHPDQRVPGGPNFQVPLAEAVREGSDVAAGAVGGVTEPAQADAVVRNGRADLVLVGRQFLRDPYFGLRAAGELEDDAAPHWPVQYRRAVR